From a single Nocardioides sp. dk884 genomic region:
- the proC gene encoding pyrroline-5-carboxylate reductase, translated as MSQTAILGAGVMGETLLSGLVRAGRRVDQLLVGEKREERARELEERYGVSVVGNREAVREADTVALVVKPQDMGDVLAEIAPDLRPGQLLVSLAAGITTAYIEERVPEGVAVVRVMPNTPALVDEGMSAISPGSHCTEDQLVEAEALMASVGQVLRIPEKQQDAVTAISGSGPAYIFFVVESMIEAGVHLGLPRATATQLAIQTVVGSGKMLRETGTHPAVLREQVTSPAGTTAAALRELEVHKVRAAFLAAMEAARDRSRALAAGD; from the coding sequence ATGTCGCAGACCGCGATCCTCGGTGCCGGCGTCATGGGGGAGACCCTGCTGTCGGGCCTCGTCCGTGCCGGTCGCCGTGTCGACCAGCTCCTCGTCGGCGAGAAGCGCGAGGAGCGGGCCCGCGAGCTCGAGGAGCGCTACGGCGTCTCGGTCGTCGGCAACCGCGAGGCGGTCCGCGAGGCCGACACCGTCGCGCTCGTCGTCAAGCCGCAGGACATGGGCGACGTGCTGGCCGAGATCGCGCCCGACCTGCGTCCGGGCCAGCTGCTGGTCTCGCTGGCCGCCGGCATCACCACCGCCTACATCGAGGAGCGGGTGCCCGAGGGCGTCGCGGTGGTGCGGGTCATGCCCAACACCCCGGCGCTGGTCGACGAGGGCATGTCGGCGATCTCGCCCGGCTCGCATTGCACCGAGGACCAGCTCGTCGAGGCCGAGGCGCTGATGGCCTCGGTCGGCCAGGTGCTGCGGATCCCGGAGAAGCAGCAGGACGCCGTCACGGCGATCTCCGGCTCCGGCCCGGCGTACATCTTCTTCGTCGTGGAGTCGATGATCGAGGCCGGCGTCCACCTCGGCCTCCCGCGCGCGACCGCGACCCAGCTGGCGATCCAGACGGTCGTGGGCTCGGGCAAGATGCTGCGCGAGACCGGCACCCACCCCGCCGTGCTGCGCGAGCAGGTGACCTCCCCGGCCGGCACCACCGCCGCCGCCCTGCGCGAGCTGGAGGTGCACAAGGTGCGCGCGGCGTTCCTCGCCGCGATGGAGGCCGCCCGCGACCGTTCCCGCGCCCTCGCCGCCGGCGACTGA
- a CDS encoding proline dehydrogenase family protein, which translates to MSLLRQPILLLSRSDRLQDLVTRLPVTARIVAGYVAGTGTEDALEVAERLAAEGLATSLDHLGEDTRDLARADAAVAAYLELLGHLPARGLSRTTEVSVKLSAIGLALPDGAAIALENARTICRAARNAGTTITVDMEDHTTTDATLSVLRELRKDFPETGAVVQAQLHRTVDDCRALAHEGSRVRLCKGAYGAPESVAWTDPNDVDRAFVRCLKILMAGQGHPMIATHDPRLIEVTLALAGRHRRPQDSYEFQMLYGVRPEAQRRLAEAGEQVRVYVPYGAQWYGYLVRRLAERPRNLSLFITSLVSKR; encoded by the coding sequence ATGTCCCTGCTGCGCCAGCCGATCCTGCTGCTGTCTCGCAGCGACCGCCTCCAGGACCTCGTCACCCGGCTCCCGGTGACCGCCCGCATAGTCGCGGGCTACGTCGCCGGGACCGGGACCGAGGACGCCCTCGAGGTGGCGGAGCGGCTGGCCGCCGAGGGGCTGGCCACCAGCCTGGACCACCTGGGGGAGGACACCCGCGACCTCGCCCGGGCCGACGCCGCGGTGGCCGCCTACCTGGAGCTGCTCGGCCACCTGCCGGCGCGGGGGCTGAGCCGCACCACCGAGGTGTCGGTCAAGCTCAGCGCGATCGGCCTGGCGCTGCCCGACGGCGCGGCGATCGCGCTCGAGAACGCCCGCACGATCTGCCGCGCCGCCCGCAACGCCGGGACCACGATCACCGTCGACATGGAGGACCACACCACCACCGACGCGACGCTGAGCGTGCTGCGCGAGCTGCGCAAGGACTTCCCGGAGACCGGCGCGGTCGTGCAGGCACAGCTGCACCGCACCGTCGACGACTGCCGGGCCCTGGCCCACGAGGGCTCGCGGGTGCGGCTGTGCAAGGGCGCCTACGGCGCGCCCGAGTCGGTCGCCTGGACCGACCCGAACGACGTGGACCGCGCCTTCGTGCGCTGCCTGAAGATCCTGATGGCCGGCCAGGGCCACCCGATGATCGCCACCCACGACCCGCGGCTGATCGAGGTGACCCTGGCGCTGGCGGGTCGTCACCGCCGCCCGCAGGACAGCTATGAGTTCCAGATGCTCTACGGCGTACGCCCCGAGGCGCAGCGCCGCCTGGCGGAGGCGGGCGAGCAGGTGCGGGTGTACGTTCCCTACGGCGCGCAGTGGTACGGCTACCTCGTGCGGAGGCTGGCCGAGCGACCGCGCAACCTGTCGTTGTTCATCACCTCCCTGGTCTCCAAGCGCTGA
- a CDS encoding DUF5667 domain-containing protein encodes MSPVFAARRRAEEFDALVQRGSERPGPGHARYAELLEVAGALRAVPAPEPRPEFAASLRERLMAAAASELAAVERPDRSRPSVEDRLTLTPRRTSRERRIAIAVGGFAVVGASTSMAVASQSALPGDTLYPIKRAIENAHIGVSVGDEQKGSTLLDNARARLREATELASETPERQDTEAIRDTLDDFGAQAGEASTLLLGDVSDGDRAAVETLQAFTAEGLASLEELSDRVSDDDARDALVDAGNVLLGIDLELQQACPDCPDSLTQIPQWLITQASGPIGTTAPPAADPSPPREDRGGRGTDGDQDAPGQGDEDDAEYRPVLPTDIPSGLPGVGGPPTPAPGSGGGSGSGGTGEGGAKDPKKGPVGNLIEGITGGKDNPIPVVPELLAGVGDLLDGLTGPLLGGLTGKDPDQK; translated from the coding sequence ATGAGCCCGGTGTTCGCGGCACGGCGGCGCGCGGAGGAGTTCGACGCGCTGGTGCAGCGCGGCTCGGAGCGGCCGGGCCCGGGGCACGCGAGGTACGCCGAGCTCCTCGAGGTCGCCGGCGCCCTGCGGGCGGTGCCCGCACCCGAGCCCCGCCCGGAGTTCGCCGCCTCGTTGCGCGAGCGGCTGATGGCGGCCGCGGCGAGCGAGCTCGCCGCGGTCGAGCGGCCCGACCGCAGCCGGCCGAGCGTCGAGGACCGGCTGACGCTCACGCCCCGGCGTACCAGCCGTGAGCGGCGCATCGCGATCGCGGTCGGCGGCTTCGCCGTCGTCGGGGCGAGCACCTCGATGGCCGTCGCCTCGCAGTCCGCGCTGCCCGGCGACACGCTCTACCCGATCAAGCGGGCGATCGAGAACGCGCACATCGGCGTCAGCGTGGGCGATGAGCAGAAGGGCTCCACCCTGCTCGACAACGCGCGGGCCCGGCTGCGCGAGGCCACCGAGCTGGCCAGCGAGACCCCGGAGCGCCAGGACACCGAGGCGATCCGCGACACCCTCGACGACTTCGGCGCCCAGGCCGGTGAGGCCTCGACGCTGTTGCTCGGCGACGTCTCCGACGGCGACCGGGCCGCGGTCGAGACCCTGCAGGCGTTCACCGCCGAGGGCCTGGCCTCCCTCGAGGAGCTCTCCGACCGGGTGTCCGACGACGACGCCCGCGACGCTCTCGTCGATGCGGGCAACGTGCTGCTCGGCATCGACCTGGAGCTTCAGCAGGCCTGCCCGGACTGCCCCGACAGTCTCACCCAGATCCCGCAGTGGCTCATCACCCAGGCCTCGGGCCCGATCGGCACGACCGCACCGCCGGCCGCCGACCCGTCCCCGCCGCGCGAGGACCGCGGGGGCCGCGGCACGGACGGCGATCAGGACGCGCCCGGCCAGGGCGACGAGGACGACGCGGAGTACCGCCCGGTCCTGCCCACCGACATCCCCAGCGGTCTGCCCGGTGTCGGCGGACCCCCGACGCCCGCGCCGGGCAGCGGCGGCGGCAGCGGCAGCGGCGGCACCGGGGAGGGCGGCGCCAAGGACCCGAAGAAGGGCCCGGTCGGCAACCTGATCGAGGGCATCACCGGCGGGAAGGACAACCCCATCCCCGTCGTCCCGGAGCTGCTCGCCGGCGTCGGGGACCTGCTCGACGGGTTGACCGGGCCGCTGCTCGGCGGGCTCACCGGCAAGGACCCGGACCAGAAGTAG
- a CDS encoding HAD family hydrolase, with product MTPHAPRRTLPDLRQRSRLAGEAAAAIAEVETALHTPADPRAAAFFDVDNTVMQGASIFHLARGLHRREFFTTREIAGAAWKQLYFRVVGVEDPDHVAEARASALAFIAGHTVTELEELTEVIFDEAMAHRIWPGTRALAQLHLDRGQRVWLVTAAPIEIAQVIARRLGLTGAMGTVAEHEDGVYTGRLVGDLLHGPAKAEAVRALAEREGLDLAACSAYSDSANDLPMLSLVGDPCAINPDARLRAHARAHGWRVRDYRTGRKAARAGAVVGAVAGAATGTVAAGVALRRRR from the coding sequence GTGACCCCGCACGCTCCCCGACGCACCCTGCCCGACCTCAGGCAGCGCTCCCGTCTGGCCGGCGAGGCAGCCGCGGCCATCGCCGAGGTCGAGACCGCCCTGCACACCCCCGCCGACCCGCGGGCGGCGGCGTTCTTCGACGTCGACAACACGGTGATGCAGGGGGCCAGCATCTTCCACCTCGCGCGCGGCCTGCACCGCCGCGAGTTCTTCACCACCCGCGAGATCGCGGGCGCCGCCTGGAAGCAGCTCTACTTCCGGGTGGTCGGGGTCGAGGACCCCGACCACGTCGCCGAGGCCCGCGCGTCGGCGCTCGCCTTCATCGCGGGGCACACCGTCACCGAGCTCGAGGAGCTCACCGAGGTGATCTTCGACGAGGCGATGGCGCACCGCATCTGGCCCGGCACCCGCGCCCTCGCCCAGCTCCACCTCGATCGCGGCCAGCGGGTCTGGCTGGTGACCGCCGCCCCGATCGAGATCGCCCAGGTCATCGCGCGCCGGCTCGGGCTCACCGGCGCGATGGGCACCGTGGCCGAGCACGAGGACGGCGTCTACACCGGGCGCCTGGTCGGCGACCTGCTGCACGGCCCGGCCAAGGCCGAGGCGGTCCGCGCGCTCGCCGAGCGCGAGGGGCTGGACCTCGCCGCGTGCTCGGCGTACTCCGACTCCGCCAACGACCTGCCGATGCTCTCCCTGGTCGGGGACCCCTGCGCGATCAACCCGGACGCCCGGCTGCGCGCCCACGCCCGGGCGCACGGCTGGCGGGTCCGCGACTACCGCACCGGACGCAAGGCCGCCCGCGCCGGCGCCGTCGTCGGCGCGGTCGCGGGGGCCGCGACGGGCACGGTCGCGGCCGGGGTGGCGCTGCGTCGCCGCCGCTGA
- a CDS encoding sigma-70 family RNA polymerase sigma factor, producing MSRDGEWSARGLDRLRRALLDVLDSPGPLLVGPAADSGWLAAVADDGPRSTATSRPGARHPAGAAGGPHDPRDHDDSDLAASSEESASERQRLIALVELARGGDADAFGLLYDHYHLAVYRFLFYRTRSSTLAEDLSSETFFRALRSMKGFRWQGKDFGAWLMTIARNLATDHFKASRTRLELTTEDMGKHDDVTEGPESAVLASLTNEVLLSALTKLPDEQRDCLVMRFLQGMSIAETAAVLGRSDGAVKQLQLRGVRNLAKLMPEGIR from the coding sequence ATGTCACGGGACGGGGAGTGGAGCGCGCGCGGGCTCGACCGCCTGCGCCGGGCGCTTCTCGACGTCCTCGACTCCCCCGGCCCGCTGCTCGTCGGTCCCGCCGCTGACAGCGGTTGGCTCGCCGCAGTCGCCGACGACGGGCCGCGCAGCACGGCGACCTCCCGCCCGGGCGCGCGTCACCCTGCCGGCGCCGCCGGCGGTCCCCACGATCCGCGGGATCACGACGACTCCGACCTGGCCGCCTCCTCCGAGGAGTCCGCGAGCGAGCGCCAGCGCCTGATCGCCCTCGTCGAGCTGGCCCGCGGCGGCGACGCCGACGCGTTCGGGCTGCTCTACGACCACTACCACCTCGCGGTCTACCGCTTCCTCTTCTACCGCACCCGGTCGAGCACGCTCGCCGAGGACCTCAGCTCGGAGACCTTCTTCCGCGCGCTGCGCAGCATGAAGGGCTTCCGCTGGCAGGGCAAGGACTTCGGCGCCTGGCTGATGACGATCGCGCGCAACCTGGCCACCGACCACTTCAAGGCCAGCCGCACGCGCCTGGAGCTCACCACCGAGGACATGGGCAAGCACGACGACGTCACCGAGGGCCCCGAGTCGGCGGTGCTCGCCAGCCTCACCAACGAGGTGCTGCTGAGCGCGCTGACCAAGCTCCCCGACGAGCAGCGCGACTGCCTGGTGATGCGCTTCCTGCAGGGCATGAGCATCGCCGAGACCGCCGCGGTCCTGGGCCGCAGCGACGGCGCGGTCAAGCAGCTGCAGCTGCGCGGCGTGCGCAACCTGGCCAAGCTGATGCCGGAGGGGATCCGGTGA
- a CDS encoding nucleoside deaminase — MDDRDRTFLDLAIEQARLGWDEGGIPIGAALVHEGEVLAVGRNRRVQLGSAIRHGETDCIENAGRLPAAVYRRSVLYTTLSPCFMCAGTAVLYDIPRIVVGENRTFQASEEWLRSRGVQVDVVDDADCVALMQRMIAERPQLWAEDIGEES, encoded by the coding sequence ATGGACGACCGCGACCGGACATTTCTCGACCTGGCCATCGAGCAGGCACGCCTCGGCTGGGACGAGGGTGGGATCCCGATCGGCGCCGCCCTCGTCCACGAGGGCGAGGTGCTCGCGGTCGGCCGCAACCGCCGCGTCCAGCTCGGCAGCGCGATCCGGCACGGCGAGACCGACTGCATCGAGAACGCCGGGCGGCTGCCGGCGGCGGTCTATCGGCGCAGCGTGCTCTACACGACGCTCTCGCCGTGCTTCATGTGCGCCGGCACCGCGGTGCTCTACGACATCCCGCGGATCGTCGTCGGCGAGAACCGGACCTTCCAGGCCTCCGAGGAGTGGCTGCGCAGCCGCGGCGTGCAGGTCGACGTGGTCGACGACGCCGACTGCGTGGCGCTGATGCAGCGGATGATCGCCGAGCGCCCCCAGCTGTGGGCCGAGGACATCGGCGAGGAGTCGTGA
- a CDS encoding lysophospholipid acyltransferase family protein — protein sequence MGDAEIIPIGTRGRPGRGSGRSASSAARSLGGPGAEQGEASARRPAAKKSPPRPAPGHVEEPAAAGVRPPTRTAERHPLGGIPVSEWLAAFQTGAREVFGEDWEPQLARFLAFLRRRVTGEYVVDEYGFDQEITERLVLAALRPIAQKWFRIEVRGVENIPADGGALVVSNHSGTIPVDGLMTMVSVHDHTGRFLRPLGADLVFRLPGVGTLARKGGATLACNEDAERMLRSGELVAVWPEGFKGIGKPFSERYKLQRFGRGGFVGAALRTGVPIVPLSVVGAEEIYPMIANLPSLARLLGLPYVPITPLFPWLGPLGLVPLPSKWLLEFGEPIRTDDFEPGAAEDPMLVFNVTDQVRESIQQTLYSLLMQRDSVFG from the coding sequence ATGGGTGATGCCGAGATCATCCCGATCGGCACGCGCGGGCGACCCGGTCGCGGCAGCGGACGCTCGGCGTCCTCGGCCGCCCGGAGCCTGGGCGGCCCCGGCGCGGAGCAGGGCGAGGCGTCCGCGCGTCGCCCCGCCGCGAAGAAGAGCCCGCCCCGCCCGGCGCCCGGTCACGTCGAGGAGCCCGCGGCGGCCGGCGTACGACCGCCGACGCGGACCGCGGAGCGACACCCGCTCGGCGGGATCCCGGTGAGTGAGTGGCTGGCGGCCTTCCAGACCGGCGCCCGCGAGGTCTTCGGCGAGGACTGGGAGCCGCAGCTGGCCCGCTTCCTGGCGTTCCTGCGCCGCCGGGTCACTGGGGAGTACGTCGTCGACGAGTACGGCTTCGACCAGGAGATCACCGAGCGCCTGGTCCTGGCGGCGCTGCGCCCGATCGCGCAGAAGTGGTTCCGCATCGAGGTCCGCGGGGTGGAGAACATCCCCGCCGACGGCGGCGCGCTGGTGGTCTCCAACCACTCCGGGACGATCCCGGTCGACGGGCTGATGACGATGGTGTCGGTCCACGACCACACCGGTCGCTTCCTGCGCCCGCTCGGCGCGGACCTGGTCTTCCGGCTGCCCGGTGTCGGCACCCTGGCCCGCAAGGGCGGCGCCACCCTGGCCTGCAACGAGGACGCCGAGCGGATGCTGCGCAGCGGCGAGCTGGTCGCGGTGTGGCCGGAGGGGTTCAAGGGGATCGGCAAGCCGTTCTCGGAGCGCTACAAGCTCCAGCGGTTCGGGCGCGGCGGCTTCGTCGGGGCCGCGCTGCGCACCGGGGTGCCGATCGTGCCGCTCTCGGTGGTCGGCGCGGAGGAGATCTACCCGATGATCGCCAACCTGCCCTCGCTGGCGCGGCTGCTGGGGCTGCCGTACGTGCCGATCACCCCGTTGTTCCCCTGGCTCGGGCCGCTCGGGCTGGTGCCGCTGCCCTCGAAGTGGCTGCTGGAGTTCGGCGAGCCGATCCGCACCGACGACTTCGAGCCCGGTGCCGCGGAGGACCCGATGCTGGTCTTCAACGTGACCGACCAGGTCCGTGAGTCGATCCAGCAGACGCTGTACTCGCTGCTGATGCAGCGCGACTCGGTCTTCGGCTGA
- a CDS encoding helix-turn-helix domain-containing protein: MAANSRGDISEAKFLTVAEVAAMMRVSKMTVYRLVHNGDLPAVRVGRSFRVREEDADEYIRRSFYDAG, encoded by the coding sequence ATGGCAGCCAACTCCCGGGGGGACATCTCCGAGGCGAAGTTCCTGACCGTGGCCGAGGTCGCAGCGATGATGCGCGTCTCGAAGATGACGGTCTACCGCTTGGTGCACAACGGTGACCTCCCGGCGGTGCGGGTGGGCCGCTCGTTCCGGGTCCGCGAGGAGGACGCCGACGAGTACATCCGCCGCAGCTTCTACGACGCGGGCTGA
- the codB gene encoding cytosine permease: MSAAPAAGPAAAPVDPDYPVTPVPLHARKSFLSLAVVLLGFTVFTPTMLAGAALGPAFTFGDLLLVILGGSLILGAYVALMGYVGARTGLTTVVMARYTFGHGGSKLASILLGGTQIGWYGVVVGTIGDLTARAAGWESYGAKASIMVLTSVLMCATACYGYRGMYWVSLVSTPLILVLAFWVVLRSLEEVDGLSGLFAVEPTATMAIPVAITTVVGTFVSAGTQAPNWTRFARTGRQAVWACLIGFLIGNGLMILFGAIGAITFGEGDFVLVLYNLGLVGWGVFLLFGNLWKSNADTAYAFGVAGAELFERPRKTPFVVGGSIIGTALALTGVQNHLVDYLGLLGTFIPPLGGVIIADFFLRWRRGIATGQRTVPLDLRNVAAYAVGSLAAWGSKEAEIGIPPLIGIVVAVLAAVLLHRSRADRGGLDGGVVHDPATGATA; this comes from the coding sequence GTGAGCGCGGCACCGGCCGCGGGACCTGCCGCGGCGCCGGTCGACCCGGACTACCCGGTCACCCCGGTGCCGCTGCACGCCCGCAAGTCGTTCCTGTCGCTGGCGGTGGTGCTGCTCGGCTTCACCGTCTTCACCCCGACGATGCTCGCCGGCGCCGCGCTCGGCCCGGCGTTCACCTTCGGCGACCTGCTGCTGGTCATCCTCGGCGGCTCGCTGATCCTCGGCGCCTACGTCGCCCTGATGGGCTACGTCGGGGCGCGCACCGGGCTAACCACCGTGGTGATGGCCCGCTACACCTTCGGCCACGGCGGCTCCAAGCTCGCCTCGATCCTGCTCGGCGGCACCCAGATCGGGTGGTACGGCGTGGTCGTGGGCACCATCGGCGACCTCACCGCGCGCGCCGCGGGCTGGGAGTCCTACGGCGCCAAGGCCTCGATCATGGTGCTCACCAGCGTCTTGATGTGCGCCACCGCCTGCTACGGCTACCGCGGCATGTACTGGGTCTCGCTGGTCTCGACCCCGCTGATCCTGGTGCTGGCCTTCTGGGTGGTGCTGCGCTCCCTGGAGGAGGTCGACGGGCTCTCCGGCCTGTTCGCGGTCGAGCCGACCGCGACGATGGCGATCCCGGTCGCGATCACGACGGTGGTCGGCACCTTCGTCTCCGCCGGCACCCAGGCCCCGAACTGGACCCGGTTCGCGCGCACCGGGCGCCAGGCCGTGTGGGCCTGCCTGATCGGGTTCCTGATCGGCAACGGGCTGATGATCCTGTTCGGGGCGATCGGCGCGATCACCTTCGGCGAGGGCGACTTCGTGCTCGTGCTCTACAACCTCGGGCTGGTCGGCTGGGGCGTGTTCCTGCTGTTCGGCAACCTGTGGAAGTCCAACGCCGACACGGCGTACGCGTTCGGCGTCGCGGGGGCCGAGCTCTTCGAGCGGCCGCGCAAGACGCCGTTCGTGGTGGGCGGCTCGATCATCGGCACCGCGCTGGCGCTCACCGGCGTGCAGAACCACCTCGTCGACTACCTCGGCCTGCTCGGCACGTTCATCCCGCCGCTGGGCGGCGTGATCATCGCCGACTTCTTCCTGCGCTGGCGCCGCGGCATCGCGACCGGGCAGCGCACCGTCCCGCTCGACCTGCGCAACGTCGCGGCGTACGCCGTGGGCAGCCTGGCCGCGTGGGGGTCGAAGGAGGCCGAGATCGGCATCCCGCCGCTGATCGGCATCGTGGTCGCGGTGCTCGCGGCGGTGCTGCTGCACCGCTCCCGCGCCGACCGGGGCGGGCTGGACGGCGGCGTCGTCCACGACCCCGCGACGGGGGCCACCGCGTAA
- a CDS encoding acetoin utilization protein AcuC — protein sequence MSTCEGPATVVYDPVLTGYDFGPHHPMSPLRVDLTMRLARDLGVLDGVRLVPASVATEDQLVTVHDPRLIEAVMKAGTTADPDELRGVGTEDNPIFRHMHQASAHVVGASLEAFRQVWSGESLHAANIAGGLHHAMPDRASGFCIYNDIAVGIRSMLDAGAKRVAYVDVDVHHGDGVERIFWDDPRVLTISLHETGQMLFPGTGFPQDLGGPEAQGSAVNVALPPGTSDAGWLRAFHAVVPPLLRAFEPEVLVTQHGCDSHADDPLAHMMLSIDGQRAAYLALHDLAHEVAGGRWVATGGGGYAVVDVVPRAWTHLLSIVAGNPVDPERETSDAWREHVREALDLTAPYRMTDGRVPAYRDWSEGYDPDTWLDRAVHATRMEAFPLHGLDPMP from the coding sequence ATGTCCACCTGCGAGGGGCCGGCGACGGTCGTGTACGACCCGGTCCTGACCGGCTACGACTTCGGCCCGCACCACCCGATGTCGCCCCTGCGGGTCGACCTCACGATGCGCCTGGCACGCGACCTCGGTGTGCTCGACGGCGTCCGCCTGGTGCCGGCGAGCGTGGCGACCGAGGACCAGCTGGTCACCGTCCACGACCCGCGTCTCATCGAGGCGGTCATGAAGGCCGGGACCACCGCCGACCCCGACGAGCTGCGCGGCGTCGGGACCGAGGACAACCCGATCTTCCGGCACATGCACCAGGCCTCCGCCCATGTCGTCGGCGCGAGCCTGGAGGCGTTCCGCCAGGTGTGGAGCGGGGAGTCGCTGCACGCGGCCAACATCGCCGGCGGTCTGCACCACGCGATGCCGGACCGGGCCAGCGGCTTCTGCATCTACAACGACATCGCCGTCGGCATCCGCTCGATGCTCGACGCGGGCGCCAAGCGCGTCGCCTACGTCGACGTCGACGTGCACCACGGCGACGGTGTGGAGCGGATCTTCTGGGACGACCCCCGGGTGCTCACGATCTCCCTGCACGAGACCGGACAGATGCTCTTCCCCGGCACCGGCTTCCCCCAGGACCTCGGCGGCCCCGAGGCGCAGGGGAGCGCGGTCAACGTCGCCCTTCCGCCCGGTACGTCGGACGCCGGCTGGCTGCGCGCCTTCCACGCGGTGGTCCCGCCGCTGCTGCGGGCCTTCGAGCCCGAGGTGCTGGTGACCCAGCACGGCTGCGACTCCCACGCCGACGACCCGCTCGCCCACATGATGTTGAGCATCGACGGCCAGCGTGCCGCCTACCTCGCGCTGCACGACCTCGCCCACGAGGTCGCCGGCGGACGCTGGGTGGCCACCGGTGGCGGCGGCTACGCCGTCGTCGACGTGGTGCCGCGTGCCTGGACCCACCTGCTCTCGATCGTCGCCGGCAACCCGGTCGACCCCGAGCGCGAGACCTCCGACGCCTGGCGCGAGCACGTCCGCGAGGCGCTCGACCTCACCGCGCCGTACCGCATGACCGACGGGCGTGTGCCGGCGTACCGCGACTGGAGCGAGGGCTACGACCCCGACACCTGGCTGGACCGGGCGGTCCACGCGACCCGCATGGAGGCGTTCCCGCTGCACGGCCTCGATCCCATGCCCTGA
- a CDS encoding NAD-dependent epimerase/dehydratase family protein, which produces MSTGNVVLVTGVSRDLGRTFARSLAADPSVERVIGVDAVPPRGDIGDVSFVRADIRNPVIAKVIAKEDVDTVVHMSIISTPGSAGGRGTMKELNVIGTMQLLAACQKAPSLRSLVVKSTTTVYGASSRDPAMFTEDMGPRRAPRSGYAKDVAEIESYVRGFGRRRSDVRVTLLRAANVIGPQVRSPISSYFRLPVIPTVLGHDARMQFLHEEDLYDVLRHAVLADVAGTFNVAGSGILMLSQAVRRLRRPWLPLPGVAVGNLGSTLRSAGLADFSPEQLGFLTYGRGVDTTRMREVLGFTPARTTHEAFADFAGSLPPPAARAERALHAVESQLSGGVVHG; this is translated from the coding sequence ATGAGCACCGGGAACGTCGTCCTCGTCACCGGGGTCTCCCGTGACCTCGGCCGGACGTTCGCGCGTTCCCTCGCCGCCGACCCCTCCGTGGAGCGGGTCATCGGCGTCGATGCGGTGCCGCCTCGCGGCGACATCGGCGACGTCTCGTTCGTGCGGGCCGACATCCGCAATCCGGTGATCGCCAAGGTGATCGCCAAGGAGGATGTCGACACCGTCGTCCACATGAGCATCATCTCCACCCCCGGCTCCGCCGGCGGACGCGGAACGATGAAGGAGCTCAACGTCATCGGCACGATGCAGCTGCTCGCTGCGTGCCAGAAGGCGCCGAGCCTGCGCTCGCTCGTGGTGAAGTCGACGACGACCGTGTACGGCGCCAGCAGCCGCGACCCCGCGATGTTCACCGAGGACATGGGGCCGCGCCGCGCGCCCCGCTCGGGCTACGCCAAGGACGTCGCGGAGATCGAGAGCTACGTGCGGGGCTTCGGCCGCCGGCGCTCCGACGTGCGGGTGACGCTGCTGCGCGCCGCCAACGTGATCGGCCCGCAGGTGCGCAGCCCGATCAGCTCCTACTTCCGGCTGCCGGTGATCCCGACGGTGCTCGGGCACGACGCGCGCATGCAGTTCCTCCACGAGGAGGACCTCTACGACGTGCTGCGCCACGCCGTGCTCGCCGACGTCGCCGGCACCTTCAACGTCGCCGGCTCGGGCATCCTCATGCTCTCCCAGGCGGTACGCCGCCTGCGCCGGCCGTGGCTGCCGCTGCCGGGCGTCGCCGTCGGCAACCTCGGCTCCACGCTGCGCTCGGCGGGGCTGGCGGACTTCTCGCCCGAGCAGCTCGGGTTCCTCACCTACGGGCGCGGGGTGGACACGACGCGGATGCGCGAGGTGCTGGGCTTCACCCCGGCCCGCACCACCCACGAGGCGTTCGCCGACTTCGCCGGTTCGCTGCCGCCGCCCGCGGCCCGGGCCGAGCGCGCGCTGCATGCCGTCGAGAGCCAGCTGAGCGGAGGCGTGGTCCATGGGTGA
- a CDS encoding 30S ribosomal protein bS22, with product MGSVIKKRRKRMAKKKHRKLLKKTRVQRRKLGK from the coding sequence GTGGGTTCTGTCATCAAGAAGCGGCGCAAGCGTATGGCCAAGAAGAAGCACCGCAAGCTGCTCAAGAAGACGCGCGTCCAGCGCCGCAAGCTCGGCAAGTAG